The Pseudomonas solani genome segment CGCGACCACATCGAAGAACTGAACCGCAAGATCGCCGAGCTGGCGGGGCTGCGCGACACCCTGCAGGAACTGGTGGATCACTGCCAGGGCGATCACCGTCCCGACTGCCCGATCCTCAAGGACCTGGAGTCGGGCGGCTGCTGCCACTGACCAGGCGGCCCAGCAGCCCCTTGGGCAGCACGGTGATCGCCAGGCCGACGAAGACGATGACGCAGGCCAGCCAACCGGCCGGGCTCAGCGCCTCGTCCAGCAGCAGCCAGCCGGACAGCAGCCCGGAGATAGGCACCGCCAGGGCGAAGGGGGTGACCAGGCTCGCCGGGTGGCGGCTGAGCAGGAAGCTCCAGATGGCGAAGCCCAGGGTGGTGGCGCCGAAGGCCACAAACAGCAGCGAGCCGTAGCCCACCAGGGTGGCGTGCTCGAAGGCTGCGGCCATCGCCTGCGGCCCCTCGAACACCCAGGACAGCGCCAGCAACGGCAGCGGCGGCACCAGGCTCACCCAGCAGATCAGCCGCAACATGTCGGTGGCGCCCGCGCGCTTGGTGGCGATGTTGGCGAAGGCCCAGGCCAGGGCCGCCACCAGCACCAGCACGAAGGCCAGCAGGCTGTCGCCCATGGGCCGCTCCAGGCCAATCAGCACCAGGCCGGACGCCGCCAGCGCCAGGCCCAGCACCCCGCGCCGGCTGGGCCGCTCGCCCAGCAACAGGGCGGCGATGAGGATGGTGAAGAACACCTGGCTCTGCAGCACCAGGGAGGTGAGCCCCGCGGGCATGCCGATCTTCATGCCGATGAACAGCACGCCGAACTTGAACACCCCCAGCAGCAGGCCGATCTGCACGATGCGCCACAGCGGTGCCGGCATCGGCCCGCGCAGGAACAGCAGCGGCGTGGCCGCCAGGGCGAAACGCAGGGCGCAGAACAGCAGTGGCGGGAATTCAGCCAGGCCGAGCTTGATGATCACGAAATTGACGCCCCAGACCAGGGTCACCAACAGGGCGAGAAGGATGTGCGGCAAGGGCATGGCGGGCACTCGTATAGCGGGCTGGCCACGCTAGCAGGTCATCGGCCGCTTGTATGGATACAGATGCCCGCTAATGGCGGGATACAGGAGCGCCGGCGCAACTCGGGCGCCCATGAAAAAGCCCCCGGCGGCGCATCTACCTGGGTAGACGCCCCGCCGGGGGCTTTCCGGGAACCGGTGCGGGCGCGATCAGCCCTGGGATTGCAGGTAGTTCTGCAGGCCCACGCGGTCGATCAGGCCCAGCTGCTGTTCCAGCCAGTAGGCGTGGTCTTCCTCGGTGTCCTGCAGCTGCAGGGCGAGGATGTCGCGGCTGATGTAGTCCTTGTGCTTCTCGCACAGGGTGATGCCCTTGCTCAGAGCGGCGCGCACGTCGTACTCGAGCTGGAGGTCGGCGCGCAGCATCTCCGGCACAGTGGCGCCCGGGTGGATCGGCTTGGGCGACATGTCCGGGGTGCTTTCGAGGAAGAGGATGCGCTTGAGCAGGGCATCGGCGTGCTCGGTCTCTTCCTCCATCTCGTGGTTGATCCGGTCGAAGAGCTTGGTGAAGCCCCAGTCGGCGTACATGCGCGAGTGCAGGAAGTACTGGTCGCGAGCGGCCAGCTCGCCCCGCAGCAGGTCCTTGAGGTATTCGACTACTTCGGCTTGCCCTTGCATTCGTGTGTTCTCCCCTGCAAACGCGGTGATTCGAGCGCGTAATGGTCCTGCGCGGATCGGCCCCGGTCAAGCGAGCCGATGCCGCAGCCTCAATTCTGCATCCAGGGCGGGGGCGGCGGCTCGTCGCGGGCCTTGTCCTCGTCCTCGTTGAGCAACGCCTGGCGCCGCGCTTCCTCGGCCAGGGCGGCCTTGATCTCGCGCATCACCGAGTCGACATCGGCGGCGTCCTCCGGCTCGTCGAACTGGCCGGTGAGCGGTGTTTCCGGGGTCAGCTTGCCGTCCTCGTAGAGCGCCCACATTTCCTTGGCATAGCGCGTGTAGAGCAATTCCGGGGCGAACTGCCCGAAATACGCGGCCATGTTGCCGACATCACGCTCCAGCATGCGGAACGCGTGGTTGTTGCCGGCGGCATCCACCGCCTGCGGCAGGTCGATGATCACCGGGCCGTAGGGGTCGAGCAGGACGTTGAACTCGGACAGGTCGCCATGGACCAGGCCGGCGCAGAGCATCTTGACGATCTCGCCGATCATGAAGCCGTGGAATTCGCGGGCGTCCTCGGGCGTCAGGTCGACGTCATTGAGGCGCGGTGCGGCATCGCCGTAGCCATCGGTGACCAGCTCCATCAACAGCACGCCATCGAGGAAGTCATAGGGTTTGGGCACGCGCACGCCGGCAGCAGCCAGGCGGAACAGCGCCGCGACCTCGGCGTTCTGCCAGTTCTCTTCCTGTTCCTTGCGCCCGTACTTGGAGCCCTTGGCCATGGCCCGGGCGTCGCGGCTGTTACGCACCTTGCGCCCTTCCTGGTACTCGGCGGCCTGGCGGAAACCGCGCTTGTTGGCCTCCTTGTAGACCTTCGCGCAACGCAACTCGCTGCCACAACGCACAACGTAGACCGACGCTTCCTTACCACTCATCAGGGGCCTGACCACTTCGTCGACCAGGCCGTCTTCCACCAAAGGTTCAATGCGTTTTGGAGTCTTCATGCTGCTTTGTAGCCAATCCTCTGTTTACGGGCGGACATCGTCCGACTTTATACGGCATGCGCGCCCCCGCGACTATCCGCCGCGCTGCAGACTGTGGCGCAGCGCATCCATGGCGTAGCGCACCTTGGCCGGCTGGGCATCGCGGCGCGGGGTGACGATGTGGATGCCGACGGGGTCGGTGCGCCATTCCGGCAGCACCCGCAGCAGGCGACCGCTGGTCAGTTCGTCGCGGATTTCCGGCTCCGGCTGCAGCGACAGGCCGAAGCCGGCCAGGGTGAAGCTGCGGGTGGAGAGGATGTTGTTGCACACCACCCGGCTCTCGATGCGCAGGCGCTGCACCTCGCCGCCCGGCCCGTGCAGGGTCACCGGGCCCTGCTGGCGGTCGCTGCCCAGGCTCACCCAATCCAGCGCCAGCAGTTGCTCGGGGCGGGTGACGCCGGGGTGGCGGGCCAGGTAGGCCGGCGCGCAGCACAGCAGCATCGGCCAATCACCGATATGCCGCGCCACCAGGCTGGAGTCCTCCAGCTTGCCGACACGCACCGCCATGTCGATGCGCTGCTCCACCAGGTCGATCTGTTCGTCGTGGAAGAACAGCCGCAGGCTCAGCCCGGGGTGCGCCTCCAGCAGCGGTGCCAGGGCGTCGGTCATGAAGCGCCCGGAAAAGCCCACCGGGGCGGCGATGCGCAACTCCCCCACCGGCGCATCACGCAGCTCGGCCAAGCGCTGCTCGGCCTGCTGCGCCAGCTCCAGCACCTGCGCACAACTGCGGTAGAACAGGCTGCCGGCCTCGGTGAGGGTGAGCTTGCGGGTGGTGCGGTGGAGCAGGCTGACCCGGGTCGACTCCTCCAGCTTGCGGATCTGCTGGCTGACCGCCGAGGCGCTCATGCCCAGGGCTTCCCCGGCCGCCACCATCGAGCCTTTCTCCACCACCGTGGCGAACACCGCCATGCGCTTGAGCTGCTCCATTCGTAAGCACCGCTTAATTGTGAAAGCGCTTTCTGCCACTTTTTCCGTCGATTATCCAGCAGCAATGATGCAGCACCTCGAATCACTCACCCAGCTCCAGGAGAACAGCATGAAGATCGCCCTTATCGGTGCCAGCGGTTTCGTCGGTTCCGCCGTACTCGCCGAAGCCCTGCAACGCGGCCACCAGGTCACCGCCCTGGTGCGCCACCCGGAAAAGCTCGCCGCCCACCAACACCTGAAGGCGCTGCAGGCCGACATCCACGACGCGGCCGCCACCGCGTCGCAACTGGCCGGGCATGACGCCGTCGTCCACGCCTTCAACCCCGGCTGGGGCCGCGAGGACATCCGCGAGCAGTTCATCGCCGGCACCCGCTCGATCTTCGCCGCCACCAATCAGTCCGGCGTCCGCCGCCTGCTGGTGGTCGGCGGTGCCGGCAGCCTCTACGTCGCCCCCGGCGTGCAGCTGATCGACACCCCGCACTTCCCCGCCGAATACAAGGAAGGCGCCGAAGGCGCGCGCCAGGCACTGAACCTGATCCAGGCCGAAACCGCCCTGGACTGGAGCTTCATCTCGCCGCCCGCGCTGCTGCAGCCCGGTGAACGCACCGGCCGCTTCCGCATCGGCGGCAACGAACTGCTGATGGACGGCGACCACCCGGCCAGCGTCTCGGTGGCCGACCTGGCCGTGGCCATCGTCGACGAGCTGGAAAACCCGCAGCACATCCGCCAGCGCTTCACCGTCGGCTACTGATCCCGGCGCAGGGTGGGCCCGCTTCCGGCGGCCCACCGCATCCCCTTATCCACAAGGAGCAGCCCATGAGCCTCACCGCCTCCGCGCACGTCGTCACCGACACCCCGGCGCGCTATATCAGTCGCCTGTGCAAGCACTTCGCCCACCGCATCCCGGTCAGCTTCGACGAGCACCAGGGGCGCATCGAGTTCGACTTCGGCATCGGCCTGCTGCACGCCGAAGCCGGCGGCCTGACCCTCAAGGTCGAAGCCGCCGACACGGCGAACCTGGAAAAGATGAAGGACGTGATCGCCAGCCACTTCGAACGCTTCGCCTGGCAGGAGGCGCTGCAGCTCGACTGGCGCTGAGCCTCACTCCGGCAACGTCAGCTCGATGCTCTCGGCGATGGAGTCTTCCAGGCGCTGCAATTCGCCGTCGATGGCGGCGCGGCTATCGGCGTGGCGCTGGGCGATGAGGGCGAAGCCGTCGGCCACTTCGAGGAAGGCCATCACCACCAGCGGGTCGAACTCGCTGCCGCTGCCGGCGCTGATGCGCATCACCGCCGCGTCGCCGCTCAGGCTGCTGCGATAGGGGTGGTAGCTGGTAAGCCCGTCGTAGTGGTCCACCACCGCCATCAGGCGCGCCGCGAGGGGTATCTGGTCACCGCGCAGACCCTGTGGATAACCCGAGCCGTCCCAGCGCTCATGGTGCCCGTACTGGATTTCCTTGGCGTAGCCGAGAAAGCTCTGCTCGCTGCCGCCCAGCCGCGCTTCGGCGCGCTCCAGGGCTTCGCGGCCGAGGCGGGTGTGGCTCTGCATCAGGCGCAGGTCGTCGCCTTCCAGCTGCCCGGGGTTGAGCAGCACGCGATCGGGCAGCGCCACCTTGCCGATGTCGTGCAGCAAGGCCGATTTCGCCATCAGGTTGATGCGTTCCTCGGTCAGCTCCTCGGCCATGCCCGGCTGCTGCCGCGCCAGGGCCGTGCCCAGCAGGCGCATGTACAGCTCGATGCGCACCAGGTGGTTGCCGTCGGGGTTGTCGCGCATGTCGGCGAGGCCCGCCAGGGCTTCGATGGTGGCGTCGTGCAGGTGCTGGATCTCGCGGGTGCGGCGGCGCACCTCCAGCTCCAGGTATTCGCTCTTGTCGCGCAGGAAGTCGGCCGTGGCCTTGAGCTGCAGTTGCGCCTGCACCCGCGCCAGGACGATGGGCGGGCTGATGGGCTTGGTGATGTAGTCCACCGCCCCCAGGTCGAAGCCCTTCTGCTCGTCGGCCATTTCGCTGCGGGCGGTGAGGAAGATCACCGGGATATCGCGGGTGACGGCATCGGCCTTGAGCCGCGCGCAGACTTCGTAGCCGTCCATCTCCGGCATCATCACATCGAGCAGGATCAGGTCCGGGCGCATGTGCCCGGCGGCGATCTTCAATGCCTTGGCACCGCTGCCGGCGACCTTGACCCGGTAGCGGTCCATCAGCAGCTCGCTCATCAGCTCGAGGTTGTCCGGGGTGTCGTCCACCACCAGGATCACCTCGCGCTCCGATCTGTCCAGCATGCCGACCATCTGCCGCACCTCGTCAAAGTGAAATGTCGCGTTGCCCCGCCATCTCCCGCAGGACCACCAGCGCCGCCTCGAAATCGTAGCTGCGCACCGCCGACTCCAGCGGCCCGTAACCTTCATTGAAGGCGCTGCGGAGCAATTCCGCCTGTTCCTCGAAGAGCTTGCCGGCGCGCGGGTCGTCGTCCTCGAACAACTGCGCCAGGCGCTTGCACAGGGGCGCCAGGCGCGCCGGGTCGTAGGGGGCGGCGGCCGGTTCCGGTCGCTGCTCGCGCAGCAGCTCGTCGATGGCTCGGACCAGCGCCAGCAGCGGCGGTTCCAGCTCCAGCATCTGGCGCTCCAGCTGGGCCAGGCGCGCCCCCTGATGAATGCTGCGCTCCAGGGCTTCGGCCTGGGCCTGCAGCGCCGTCGCCCCGAGGTTGCCCGCCAGCCCGCGCAGGCTGTGGGCCAGGCGTTCGGCGCTGTCGCGATCGCCATCACCCAGTGCCTGGCGCAGGCTGGCGATGAACGCCCGCTGGCCCCTGGCGAACTTGCCGAGCAAGCCGAGGTAGGCCTGCTGCTTGCCCAGCACCCGGCGCAGGCCGCTGGCGATATCCACCCCCGGCAACACCCAGTCGGGCAGGTTCGCCACCACCGTCTTGGGCGGCTCGCCCGGCCCCCGTGAGCCCCGCAACCAGCGGCTGAGGGTGGCCCACAGTTCCAGGGGCTCGATGGGTTTGCTGACGTGGTCGTTCATGCCCGCCTCGATGCAACGCTCACGGTCGCCGGGCAGGGCGTTGGCGGTCATGGCGATGATCGGCAACTCCAGGAAGCGCGGTTCGCGGCGCAGTTCGCGGGTGGCTTCCAGGCCGTCCATCTCCGGCATCTGCATGTCCATCAGCACCAGCGCGTAGTAGCCCGGCGGCTGCCAGCGCAGGCGGTCGACGGCATCCAGGCCGTTCTCCGCCTGGTCGATGAGCAGGCCGCTTTCCTCCAGCAAGGCGGTGGCCACCTCGCGGTTCAGCGCATGGTCCTCCACCAGCAGCACACGCTGGTTGTCGAAGCGCGGCATGGCGTCCAGCAGCGCGGCGGTGCTGGGTGGCGGCGGGTTGCCCCCACGGCGCCCCAGGCTGGTCAGGGACGCCTCCAGCAGCACCGAGGGGTTGAGTGGCTTGTGCAGCACCTCGTCGATACCGGCCTTGTCGGTCTCCCCCAGGTCATCGAAACCGTGGGCGGTGACCAGCAGCACCCGCGGTGGCTTGCGCAGGCCCAGCCGGTGCAGGCGGCAGGCGGTCTCGACGCCATCCAGGCCGGGCATCTGCCAGTCGATGAAGGCCATTTCGAAGGGGTCGTCCTCGCGCTCCGCCTCGGCCACCCGCAGCAGCGCTTCCTCGCCGGATTGCACCGCCTCCACCCGCAGCGCCAGGCTGGCGAGCATGTCGTTGATCACCTGGCGCGCGGCGTCGTTGTCGTCCACCACCAGCACGCGGCGGTCAAGCAGGTCGGGCTGCAACAACAGCTCATTGGGCTGCCGGGCCGATACCTGCACCGGCAGGCGACACCAGAACAGGCTGCCGATGCCCACCCGGCTGTCGACGCCCACCGCGCCGTCCATGGCCTCGGCCAGGCGCCGGCAGATGGCCAGGCCCAGCCCGGAGCCGCCATAGCGCCGGGTGGTGGAGTTGTCCGCCTGCTGGAAGGATTCGAACAGCCGCCCCTGCTGCTCGGCATCCAGCCCGATGCCGGTGTCGCGCACCGCCAGGTACAGCTCCAGCTCATCGCCACGCCGGTGCTCGCCACGGACGATCACTTCCACCTCGCCCTGTTCGGTGAACTTCACCGCGTTGTTGGCGTAGTTGATGAGGATCTGGCCGATGCGCAACGGGTCGCCCACCAGTTGCAGGGGCAGTTGCGGGTCGATGTTGAACACCAGCTCCAGGCGCTTGCAGGCGGCCTTCTCGCTGATCAGCCCGGAGAGGTTCTCCAGCACCATCTGCAGGTCGAAGTCGATGCGCTCGACGCTCAGCTTGCCGGCCTCGATACGGGAGAAATCGAGGATGTCGTTGATCACCCCCATCAGGTGCTGGCTGGCCTGCTGGATCTTGCCCAGGTACTCGCGCTGGCGCGGTTCGGGGTCGGTCTTCAGGGCGAGGTGGGTCATGCCGATGATGGCGTTCATCGGCGTGCGGATCTCATGGCTCATGTTGGCGAGGAAGTCGGCCTTCGTCCGCGCGGCTTCCTCGGCCAGTTCCTTGGCCTGCTCCAGGGCTTCCTCGCTGTGCTTGCGCGCGGTGACGTCGCGGCTGACGCCCACCAGGCCCAGCAACTGGCCCTTGTCGTCGTGGAAGGTGGCGCGCACGGTGTCGAACAGCACCTTGCGCCCATCGCGCTGCACCACCCAGTCCTCGCTCTCGAACGGCAGGCTCAGGGCCAGGGCCGCCTGGTCCTGGATCAGGCGCATGCGCGCCCGCTCGGTGGGCAGCAGCTCGGCATCGGTGCGGCCCTGCAAGGCGTCGCGGCTCTGGCCGATGAGATCGGCGAAGGCTTGGTTGGCCCCCAGGTAGCGGCCGTCGGCATCCTTGAACCAGATCGGGTCGGGAATGGCATTGACCAGCGCCAGCAGGGTGCTGCGCTGGCGTTCGGCCTCGGCTTCGGCACGGCAGCGCTCCTCCACCTGCACCGCCAGGCGACGGTTCCACAGCAGCACGAAGCCCACCAGGACGATCACCCCCAGGGCGAACGGCCAGCCCACCTCGGCGGCCTTGCGCCAGTTGAATTCGGTGAGCGGCGGCAGCCAGCGATCCATGATCGCCTCGCGCTCCTCGCGGTCGATGCTGGCCAGGGCGTGGTCGATCAGGCCGGCCAGCTGCGGCCAGTCGCGGCGCACGCCGAAATGCAGCTCGCTGCTGCCCAGGCCGGATTCGCCGCGCAGCTCCAGGTTGCTCAGGTTGAACTGCCGGATCAGGTAGCTGGCGACGATCATGTTGCCCACGTAGCCGTCGGCACGCCCGGACGACACCGCCCGCAGCGCCGCCTCGGTGTCGGCGGTCTCCACCAGCAGCACCCCCGGCGCACGCTCACGGAGCATGGCCTGCACCGCATAGCCGCGTTCCACCGCCACGCGCTTGCCGGCCAGGTCGGCCACCCCCTGGAGGACGCTTTCGCGGCGGGTGAAAAGCAGGCTGGTGCTGATCAGGTAGGGCTCGCTGAAGGCTGCCCAGCTCTGCCGCGCTGGGAGCCTGGCCATGGACGGCAGCACATCCACGCGGCGCTCACGCAGGGCGTCCTGGGCTTGCTGCCAGTCATCGAAATAGACCGGCTCGATACCCAGCCCGAGGCGCTCGCCCACCAGGCGCAGGAAGTCGGCGCTGATGCCCTGGTAGCTGCCGTCGGACTCCATCAGGTCGAAGGGCGGCCAGCCATGGCGCGGTACCCCCACGCGGATGCGCGGATGGTCCTGCAGCCAGGCGGCCTCGTCGGCGTCGAACTCGAGCCGCTCGTTTCCGCCCAGGGCCAAGGATGCCAGCAGCATCAGCAGCAGCCATAAAGAGGCACGCAACATGGGTCTTTCCTTGTGCTCGTCCACCGCAGTTCAGCTTAGCCAGCGGCCGGTGGTTGGAAAGGTGAGGTGCCGAGTTCAGTGGCGCCGAGCGCCGAGCGCGCCTGCAACTCCGCTCGGTGGACCGGTGAAGCGGGGTCCACCCTACAAGCCGCCAGCCAGCCGGAGAGCCCCGAACAGGGGGGAGGCGTTGAGCCTCAGCGAAACAGCTCACCCGGCGTGACGCCGAACAGGCCCTTGAAGGCGGCGATGAAGGCCGAGGGCGAGTCGTAGCCGCTGCCGAGGGCGACCTGGGTGACGCTGTGGCCCTGCTCCAGCGGTTGCAGGGCGGCGAGCAGGCGCAGGCGTTGGCGCCATTGGCGGAAGCTGAGGCCGGTCTCGCGCTGGAAGGCGCGCATCAGGGTCTTTTCCGAGGTGGCCAGCAGGCTGGCCCATTCACCCAGGGGGCGGGCCAGGTCGGGCTGCGCCACCAGTTCGTTGCACAGGCGCAGCAGGCGCGGCTCGGCGGGCATGGGCAGGGAGAAGCCCGCCTCCGGCAAGGCGCGCAGCTGATCCAGCAGCACCGCCACCAGGCGCGCTTCGGCGCAGTCGCCCTCTGGGTATTCCACCGGCAGCTCGCAGAAGCCCTTGATCAGCTCGCGGGCCAGCGGCGTCACCTCCAGCACCCG includes the following:
- a CDS encoding EamA family transporter, with amino-acid sequence MPLPHILLALLVTLVWGVNFVIIKLGLAEFPPLLFCALRFALAATPLLFLRGPMPAPLWRIVQIGLLLGVFKFGVLFIGMKIGMPAGLTSLVLQSQVFFTILIAALLLGERPSRRGVLGLALAASGLVLIGLERPMGDSLLAFVLVLVAALAWAFANIATKRAGATDMLRLICWVSLVPPLPLLALSWVFEGPQAMAAAFEHATLVGYGSLLFVAFGATTLGFAIWSFLLSRHPASLVTPFALAVPISGLLSGWLLLDEALSPAGWLACVIVFVGLAITVLPKGLLGRLVSGSSRPTPGP
- the bfr gene encoding bacterioferritin, producing the protein MQGQAEVVEYLKDLLRGELAARDQYFLHSRMYADWGFTKLFDRINHEMEEETEHADALLKRILFLESTPDMSPKPIHPGATVPEMLRADLQLEYDVRAALSKGITLCEKHKDYISRDILALQLQDTEEDHAYWLEQQLGLIDRVGLQNYLQSQG
- a CDS encoding PA4780 family RIO1-like protein kinase — protein: MKTPKRIEPLVEDGLVDEVVRPLMSGKEASVYVVRCGSELRCAKVYKEANKRGFRQAAEYQEGRKVRNSRDARAMAKGSKYGRKEQEENWQNAEVAALFRLAAAGVRVPKPYDFLDGVLLMELVTDGYGDAAPRLNDVDLTPEDAREFHGFMIGEIVKMLCAGLVHGDLSEFNVLLDPYGPVIIDLPQAVDAAGNNHAFRMLERDVGNMAAYFGQFAPELLYTRYAKEMWALYEDGKLTPETPLTGQFDEPEDAADVDSVMREIKAALAEEARRQALLNEDEDKARDEPPPPPWMQN
- a CDS encoding LysR family transcriptional regulator; protein product: MEQLKRMAVFATVVEKGSMVAAGEALGMSASAVSQQIRKLEESTRVSLLHRTTRKLTLTEAGSLFYRSCAQVLELAQQAEQRLAELRDAPVGELRIAAPVGFSGRFMTDALAPLLEAHPGLSLRLFFHDEQIDLVEQRIDMAVRVGKLEDSSLVARHIGDWPMLLCCAPAYLARHPGVTRPEQLLALDWVSLGSDRQQGPVTLHGPGGEVQRLRIESRVVCNNILSTRSFTLAGFGLSLQPEPEIRDELTSGRLLRVLPEWRTDPVGIHIVTPRRDAQPAKVRYAMDALRHSLQRGG
- a CDS encoding NAD(P)-dependent oxidoreductase, whose translation is MKIALIGASGFVGSAVLAEALQRGHQVTALVRHPEKLAAHQHLKALQADIHDAAATASQLAGHDAVVHAFNPGWGREDIREQFIAGTRSIFAATNQSGVRRLLVVGGAGSLYVAPGVQLIDTPHFPAEYKEGAEGARQALNLIQAETALDWSFISPPALLQPGERTGRFRIGGNELLMDGDHPASVSVADLAVAIVDELENPQHIRQRFTVGY
- a CDS encoding DUF2218 domain-containing protein, with amino-acid sequence MSLTASAHVVTDTPARYISRLCKHFAHRIPVSFDEHQGRIEFDFGIGLLHAEAGGLTLKVEAADTANLEKMKDVIASHFERFAWQEALQLDWR
- a CDS encoding response regulator, yielding MVGMLDRSEREVILVVDDTPDNLELMSELLMDRYRVKVAGSGAKALKIAAGHMRPDLILLDVMMPEMDGYEVCARLKADAVTRDIPVIFLTARSEMADEQKGFDLGAVDYITKPISPPIVLARVQAQLQLKATADFLRDKSEYLELEVRRRTREIQHLHDATIEALAGLADMRDNPDGNHLVRIELYMRLLGTALARQQPGMAEELTEERINLMAKSALLHDIGKVALPDRVLLNPGQLEGDDLRLMQSHTRLGREALERAEARLGGSEQSFLGYAKEIQYGHHERWDGSGYPQGLRGDQIPLAARLMAVVDHYDGLTSYHPYRSSLSGDAAVMRISAGSGSEFDPLVVMAFLEVADGFALIAQRHADSRAAIDGELQRLEDSIAESIELTLPE
- a CDS encoding response regulator; its protein translation is MLRASLWLLLMLLASLALGGNERLEFDADEAAWLQDHPRIRVGVPRHGWPPFDLMESDGSYQGISADFLRLVGERLGLGIEPVYFDDWQQAQDALRERRVDVLPSMARLPARQSWAAFSEPYLISTSLLFTRRESVLQGVADLAGKRVAVERGYAVQAMLRERAPGVLLVETADTEAALRAVSSGRADGYVGNMIVASYLIRQFNLSNLELRGESGLGSSELHFGVRRDWPQLAGLIDHALASIDREEREAIMDRWLPPLTEFNWRKAAEVGWPFALGVIVLVGFVLLWNRRLAVQVEERCRAEAEAERQRSTLLALVNAIPDPIWFKDADGRYLGANQAFADLIGQSRDALQGRTDAELLPTERARMRLIQDQAALALSLPFESEDWVVQRDGRKVLFDTVRATFHDDKGQLLGLVGVSRDVTARKHSEEALEQAKELAEEAARTKADFLANMSHEIRTPMNAIIGMTHLALKTDPEPRQREYLGKIQQASQHLMGVINDILDFSRIEAGKLSVERIDFDLQMVLENLSGLISEKAACKRLELVFNIDPQLPLQLVGDPLRIGQILINYANNAVKFTEQGEVEVIVRGEHRRGDELELYLAVRDTGIGLDAEQQGRLFESFQQADNSTTRRYGGSGLGLAICRRLAEAMDGAVGVDSRVGIGSLFWCRLPVQVSARQPNELLLQPDLLDRRVLVVDDNDAARQVINDMLASLALRVEAVQSGEEALLRVAEAEREDDPFEMAFIDWQMPGLDGVETACRLHRLGLRKPPRVLLVTAHGFDDLGETDKAGIDEVLHKPLNPSVLLEASLTSLGRRGGNPPPPSTAALLDAMPRFDNQRVLLVEDHALNREVATALLEESGLLIDQAENGLDAVDRLRWQPPGYYALVLMDMQMPEMDGLEATRELRREPRFLELPIIAMTANALPGDRERCIEAGMNDHVSKPIEPLELWATLSRWLRGSRGPGEPPKTVVANLPDWVLPGVDIASGLRRVLGKQQAYLGLLGKFARGQRAFIASLRQALGDGDRDSAERLAHSLRGLAGNLGATALQAQAEALERSIHQGARLAQLERQMLELEPPLLALVRAIDELLREQRPEPAAAPYDPARLAPLCKRLAQLFEDDDPRAGKLFEEQAELLRSAFNEGYGPLESAVRSYDFEAALVVLREMAGQRDISL
- a CDS encoding AraC family transcriptional regulator, which encodes MSPNGQIDLQRSIPSLDVLPRPLYARVESLRAGSWTARHSHDWVQLSYAISGVLGVHTAAGSFFAPPHWAIWVPAGLEHEVVTSMNAEMRSLYVRGDACAWAPDHCRVLEVTPLARELIKGFCELPVEYPEGDCAEARLVAVLLDQLRALPEAGFSLPMPAEPRLLRLCNELVAQPDLARPLGEWASLLATSEKTLMRAFQRETGLSFRQWRQRLRLLAALQPLEQGHSVTQVALGSGYDSPSAFIAAFKGLFGVTPGELFR